The following coding sequences lie in one Miscanthus floridulus cultivar M001 chromosome 9, ASM1932011v1, whole genome shotgun sequence genomic window:
- the LOC136481483 gene encoding pyruvate kinase 1, cytosolic-like — MHSTNLLLEEPIRMASILEPSKPSFFPSMTKIVGTLGPKSRSVDTISACLKAGMSVARFDFSWGDAAYHQETLENLKLAIKSTKKLCAVMLDTVGPELQVVNKNETPISLEENGTVVLTPHRGQEASSSLLPINFSGLAKAVTPGATIFVGQYLFTGSETTSVWLEVSEVKGDDVVCIIKNTATLAGSLFTLHCSQIHIDLPTLSDEDKDVIRKWGTLNKIDFLSLSYTRHAEDVRQAREFLSKLGDLSQTLIFAKIENVEGLSHFDEILAEADGIILSRGNLGIDLPPEKVFLFQKSALHKCNMAGKPAVVTRVVDSMTDNLRPTRAEATDVANAVLDGSDAILLGAETLRGLYPVETISTVGRICAEAEKVFNQDLYFKRTVKYVGEPMTHLESIASTAVRAAIKVKASVIICFTSSGRAARLIAKYRPSMPVLSVVIPRLKTNQLKWSFTGAFEARQSLMVRGLFPMLADPRHPAESTSSTNESVLKVALDHGKASGVIKSHDRVVVCQKVGDSSVVKIIELDD; from the exons ATGCATTCCACCAACCTCCTGCTCGAGGAGCCCATCCGGATGGCCTCCATCCTGGAGCCCTCCAAGCCT AGCTTCTTCCCGTCGATGACCAAGATCGTCGGCACGCTTGGCCCCAAGTCCCGCTCCGTCGACACCATCTCCGCCTGCCTCAAGGCCGGCATGTCCG TCGCGCGGTTCGATTTCTCGTGGGGGGACGCGGCGTACCACCAGGAGACGCTGGAGAACCTCAAGCTCGCCATCAAGTCCACCAAGAAGCTCTGCGCT GTCATGCTCGACACCGTGGGCCCGGAGCTGCAGGTGGTGAACAAGAACGAGACCCCGATCTCCCTCGAGGAGAATGGCACGGTCGTTCTCACCCCTCACCGCGGCCAAGAAGCCTCCTCCAGCTTGCTGCCCATCAACTTCTCTGGACTCGCCAAG GCGGTGACACCAGGGGCAACAATATTCGTGGGGCAATACTTGTTCACTGGCAGTGAGACTACTTCAGTTTGGTTGGAG GTTTCTGAAGTTAAAGGAGATGATGTGGTCTGTATAATCAAGAACACAGCCACCTTGGCTGGGTCACTGTTCACACTGCACTGCTCCCAGATTCACATTGACTTGCCCACCCTGTCTGATGAGGATAAGGAT GTTATCAGAAAATGGGGTACTCTGAATAAGATTGACTTCCTTTCTCTGTCTTACACTAGACATGCAGAGGATGTGAGGCAG GCACGGGAGTTCCTGTCAAAATTGGGCGATCTAAGCCAAACTCTGATTTTTGCCAAAATTGAGAATGTTGAG ggcttgagccattttgatgAAATACTGGCTGAGGCAGATGGTATCATTTTGTCAAGAGGGAACCTTGGAATTGATCTTCCACCTGAGAAG GTCTTTTTGTTTCAAAAATCTGCTCTTCACAAGTGCAACATGGCTGGAAAGCCTGCTGTTGTCACTCGTGTTGTGGACAGTATGACTGACAACCTCAGGCCTACTCGGGCGGAGGCAACTGATGTGGCAAATGCAGTACTTGACG GGAGTGATGCCATTCTCCTTGGTGCTGAGACTCTCCGAGGTTTATATCCAGTTGAGACTATTTCAACAGTGGGCAGAATTTGTGCTGAG GCTGAGAAGGTCTTCAACCAAGATTTATACTTCAAGCGAACTGTGAAATATGTGGGAGAACCCATGACCCACTTGGAGTCCATTGCTTCCACAGCG GTGCGAGCTGCTATCAAAGTTAAGGCTTCGGTGATCATTTGCTTCACCTCTTCTGGACGGGCTGCAAG GCTCATCGCCAAGTACAGGCCCAGCATGCCTGTTCTTTCTGTTGTCATTCCTCGTCTGAAGACAAACCAACTGAAATGGAGCTTCACTGGTGCTTTTGAG GCAAGACAATCACTGATGGTTAGAGGCCTCTTTCCGATGCTTGCTGATCCTCGGCATCCA GCTGAATCAACCAGCTCTACAAATGAGTCAGTTCTAAAGGTTGCTCTAGACCATGGCAAAGCCTCTGGTGTGATCAAGTCCCATGACCGTGTCGTTGTTTGCCAGAAAGTGGGAGATTCATCAGTTGTGAAGATCATTGAGCTGGATGACTAG